One Halichondria panicea chromosome 3, odHalPani1.1, whole genome shotgun sequence genomic region harbors:
- the LOC135334255 gene encoding nucleoporin NUP188-like isoform X1: MSSNQDLWKILTGQSSLREPELVQAEICSDKALAKLGHGIGHYTPPRYCTHTPHHGIGHYTPPSAKSAGELKKQVKGHHLEFVLCVSEVLGLDQCQSNEIYELFLSGVYRGSLTELGQEMGDDKRRGVLLNSVRSFYHSERTHLLRCVHHLLSYWQDSSHPYQDVYRVCVEAMDPKARGLIIKGVWDQYRTCIKVSTPAHVTGEHDESVWVIQSLREQVLLLETVLLYYKDYQHPPTTLLHTVLIMQEQGFGSRQTNRVSLIPGAQPIIQHINHLCALILVEAVDLDYVYQYMTDHSKLQSHHLKDPSATAIVKSIDEQLSKWGDMQCHAPFLLSWMLLQYTTQSTDSEHYQILGNQALQCGVFDYLLSILDSPSFTGSMPLASLGKALVHTLLSVAISCFSETSLGDPATLIAIATKTLTHPRLQLEFWEEYGGDCTRGVGVLLSTALDNFPLETPFQLLITLSSHAHTAHSLTAHLHNLHSLTLALDHRWRVAYRGHDLVLLEEVTVFEQEARCVGGAPLYLSAGTRGAPLSAGGQRSDTVRWEVDCSALQVFAFLTASLLSLPGVGVDSTQHPLVAMVTDIARLVTVILSSDWTLNEHFQPITSQYFTIIQKYSSLPQLPTQLIAATLKCIAVMLRNNPSHVWERLGRTGFLPYISGPVTSYDSVPVAPGHYGHILNTWERSRGVYAVTMAMLDLLLGLYEDSVAMDTEGVLACVVWVCREVMSTCQGWRHTSRGSRDELAHQLLVLCHTILKTPTSGHVGTYISHYLLHSHGHRTLVSTLSLGVGVVNRLLSNQQGPPPVQVESLKLAFQIIATLLNNPSEEPTALEHALTTQSLKLDTPTSGRGTSLVHLVSVIASYIDHHGDPHVPIGATKLLTRLSLVSPMSVFACLGGGATLARDAFIGRLQSRVEEVELKVCVLELVRVCVQCQPGMAELFLCVRPSSTEAGGYTFNQSSCLKAVLEIIASATKQSKGPCPTVLHEAALCLLVSLWEGRHDAALIALRSTKDFWSHLTAPLSTPPLSWRGGGGVRVVAAVMRIVTMETYSTDTKSQLDKDLRDVVAGLGVKVESWIEMLSCEDSGLLEFCRALSALLLVLSASPKTKETFQLPSLRSSILNKLIISLDAHLTHLNVAIATELSTLYLVLYRKWSNNVDSCHDNKALSVVSQVLLSMPGALATPLYAITLAVLQSAQRSRSSLDGRCCGALITAIAHTLQNSQQEEEGGCVVKADVMAVLALNEMVRAHSPASWLHPLAHTSLTTILIRRVDTLLSHDPPQSVQSCLVTLLGLAQQREGAESLLMNGICHTLCISVLPEHKGELWLLAVKLTTSLLQSLGHQFLSHALDFVGVHQERLAASLDLYQTIKDLQCLQESEVVCRFFVTLTRYKSRWAYSSPSLVGSLLEALVHLSTGTVALLSKRAALKHIIKTMYSAGLLAPDVAPVTTVTRRKSIGRSVSLDQCVLDDSLLTSSPAFSQLQDGLVSILLSSLCSLRHFSPPLDAMLLDGVLDLVEYPPLFGLSLDPPILDNTMPPSLGTLTSCLSTVLALLNKVDPGSPTKSLSQCVGSGRRSRLVMLLEVGVFLTLSQSTRYLVDPCLDHRDKQQLKKELASELSTFLNSLLLNFSRKGAPSPSKGATPTHRTTPTRTLTDSGSSGRLSSLAFNEEQGLFRLSDTFIKQYLR, from the exons TTGCTAAACTAGGCCATGGCATAGGCCATTACACACCTCCAag gtactgtacacacacaccacaccatgGTATAGGCCATTACACACCTCCAag tgcCAAGTCTGCTGGGGAACTCAAGAagcaggtcaaaggtcaccaTCTAGAGTttgtgctgtgtgtgagtgaggtgCTTGGATTGGACCAATGTCAGAGCAATGAGATATACGAGTTGTTCCTGAGTGGTGTATACCGAGGCTCTCTGACCGAGCTAGGACAGGAGATGGGAGATGATAAGAGACGCGGAGTATTGTTGAATAGTGTGAGGTCCTTCTATCACAGTGAGAGGACACACCTCCTCCGCTGTGTTCATCACCTCCTCTCATACTGGCAGGACTCTAGTCACCCATATCAG GACGTGtatagagtgtgtgtggaggcaATGGACCCCAAGGCAAGAGGACTCATCATTAAAGGA GTGTGGGACCAGTACCGGACTTGTATCAAGGTGTCCACTCCAGCTCATGTTACG GGAGAGCATGATGAAAGTGTGTGGGTGATCCAGAGCCTCAGGGAGCAAGTGTTGTTGTTAGAGACAGTGCTACTCTACTATAAGGACTACCAACACCCGCCCACCACACTCCTACACACTGTCCTCATCATGCAG GAGCAAGGGTTTGGATCACGGCAGACTAACAGAGTGAGCTTGATACCAGGAGCACAGCCCATCATCCAGCACAtcaa CCACTTGTGTGCTCTGATCCTGGTGGAGGCTGTGGACCTGGACTATGTCTACCAGTACATGACTGATCACAGCAAGTTACAGTCTCATCATCTCAAGGACCCTAGTGCCACTGCTATTGTCAAG AGCATAGACGAGCAGCTTAGCAAGTGGGGGGACATGCAATGCCACGCCCCCTTCCTCCTCTCCTGGATGCTACTACAATACACTACACAGTCGACTGACTCGGAG CACTATCAGATACTAGGCAACCAGGCCCTCCAGTGTGGTGTGTTTGACTACCTGCTCTCTATTCTAGACAGCCCATCTTTCACTGGGAGCATg ccactAGCCAGTCTTGGGAAGGCCCTGGTACACACTCTACTCTCTGTGGCCATATCATGTTTCAGTGAGACATCACTCGGAGACCCCGCCACCCTAATTGCCATAGCAACCAAGACCTTAACACACCCTCGGCTACAACTGGAGTTCTGGGAGGAG tATGGTGGCGACTGTACCCGTGGTGTGGGTGTACTCTTGTCAACAGCACTGGACAACTTTCCTCTGGAGACACCATTCCAGTTACTCATCACCCTCTCTTCCCACGCTCACACAGCACACAGCCTCACCGCCCACCTCCACAACCTACACTCCCTCACACTAGCCCTGGACCACCGCTGGAGAGTAGCTTATCGAGGTCATGATCTTGTCTTATTGGAGGAAGTCACAGTGTTTGAGCAAG AGGCTCGTTGTGTGGGCGGGGCTCCACTGTATCTATCAGCAGGAACTAGAGGAGCTCCACTCTCCGctgggggtcaaaggtcagatACAGTACGCTGGGAGGTGGATTGTTCTGCTCTGCAAGTATTTGCTTTCCTCACAGCATCACTATTGTCACTGCCGGGGGTGGGTGttg ATTCAACGCAGCATCCTTTAGTTGCTATGGTTACTGACATTGCACGCCTAGTGACCGTCATTCTGAGCAGTGATTGGACGCTCAACGAACACTTTCAACCAATCACATCGCAATACTTTACCATCATTCAGAA atACTCATCCCTCCCACAACTGCCCACACAGTTGATTGCTGCCACTCTCAAGTGTATTGCCGTCATGCTGAGAAATAACCCCTCTCAC GTGTGGGAGAGGCTGGGACGTACTGGGTTCCTGCCATACATCTCTGGACCTGTGACATCATATGACAG TGTTCCAGTGGCCCCTGGACACTATGGTCATATCCTCAACACTTGGGAGAGGAGTAGAGGTGTGTACGCTGTTACCATGGCAATGTTGGACCTCCTGTTGGGCCTGTACGAGGATAGTGTTGCCATGGATACTGAGGGTGTACtagcgtgtgtggtgtgggtgtgtcgaGAAGTGATGTCCACTTGTCAAGGATGGAGACACACCAGCAGAGGCAGTCGAGATGAActgg cccACCAGCTACTAGTGTTGTGTCATACAATCCTCAAGACCCCAACAAG TGGGCATGTGGGGACCTATATCTCACACTATCTACTACACTCTCATGGTCATCGTACTCTCGTCTCAACACTTTCATtaggagtgggtgtggtcaataggTTGCTTAGCAACCAACAAGGCCCACCCCCCGTTCAAGTGGAGTCCCTTAAACTGGCGTTCCAAATAATAGCCACCCTCTTAAACAACCCATCTGAG GAACCCACTGCATTGGAACATGCTCTCACCACACAGTCCCTTAaactggacacacccactagtGGGCGTGGCACTTCCCTTGTACATCTTGTATCTGTTATAGCCTCGTACATTGATCACCATGGCGACCCTCACGTCCCAATAG GTGCTACTAAACTGCTGACTCGGCTATCTCTGGTGTCCCCCATGTCCGTGTTTGCTTGTctagggggtggggctacCTTGGCCAGAGATGCTTTCATAGGAAGATTGCAATCAAGAGTAGAG GAGGTTGAGCtgaaagtgtgtgtgttggagttggtgcgtgtgtgtgttcagtGTCAGCCCGGCATGGCAGAACTCTTCCTGTGTGTGCGGCCCTCGTCAACagag GCTGGAGGGTACACTTTCAATCAGAGTAGCTGTCTCAAAGCTGTCCTCGAGATAATAGCATCTGCAACCAAACAATCGAAG GGTCCCTGCCCCACTGTACTGCATGAGGCAGCCCTGTGTCTACTAGTGTCTCTGTGGGAGGGTCGCCATGATGCTGCTCTGATAGCACTCAGGAGCACTAAGGACTTCTGGTCCCACCTCACAGCTCCACTCTCCACACCCCCACTCTCGTGgaggggtggtggtggtgtgcgTGTGGTCGCTGCTGTTATGAGGATAGTGACAATGGAGACCTACAGCACAGACACCAA GTCTCAACTAGACAAGGACCTGCGTGACGTTGTGGCAGGGCTGGGAGTAAAGGTTGAATCTTGGATTGAA atGCTAAGCTGTGAGGACAGTGGACTGTTGGAGTTCTGCCGTGCTCTCTCTGCTCTCCTTCTCGTTCTTAGTGCCTCCCCCAAGACAAAGGAAACCTTCCAACTTCCATCATTGAGATCGTCCATTCTTAACAAGCTGATAATCTCATTGGACGCTCATCTGACACACCTCAATGTTGCCATAGCAACTGAGCTGAGTACACTATATCTGGTGCTGTATCGAAAGTGGTCCAATAACGTGGACAGTTGTCATGACAACAAAGCGTTGTCAGTGGTGAGCCAAGttctactgagcatgcccGGTGCATTGGCCACACCCCTTTACGCTATTACCCTGGCCGTCCTCCAGTCAGCACAGCGCTCTCGCA GTAGTCTGGATGGACGCTGCTGTGGAGCATTGATAACAGCCATTGCACACACGCTACAGAATAGTCAACAAGAAGAAgagggagggtgtgtggtCAAG GCTGATGTGATGGCAGTGCTGGCATTGAATGAGATGGTTCGAGCTCACTCTCCTGCTAGCTGGCTCCATCCTCTGGCACACACATCTCTGACCACCATTCTTATTAGACGTGTGGACACTCTCTTATCACATGACCCTCCGCAGTCTGTACAGTCCTGTCTAGTCACTCTCCTAGGACTGGCTCAACAGAGAGAG GGAGCAGAGAGTCTACTGATGAATGGAATATGTCACACTCTGTGTATCTCAGTCCTCCCTGAGCATAAGGGAGAGCTTTGGTTATTAGCTGTAAAGCTGACCACTTCATTACTCCAGTCACTGGGACATCAGTTCCTCTCTCATGCTCTGGACTTCGTGGGTGTGCATCAAGAGAGACTAGCCGct agcttgGATCTATATCAGACCATTAAAGACCTCCAGTGTCTACAAGAGAGTGAGGTTGTGTGTCGATTCTTTGTGACCCTGACACGCTATAAGTCCCGCTGGGCCtactcctccccctccctagTGGGCTCTCTGTTAGAGGCCCTGGTGCACCTCAGCACTGGCACAGTAGCTCTCCTTAGTAAGAGAGCAGCTCTCAAGCATATCATCAAGACCATGTACTCTGCTGGGCTGCTAGCGCCTGATGTGGCCCCTGTTACCACGGTGACTAGGCGTAAGAGCATTGGTCGCTCAGTGTCACTGGATCAGTGTGTACTAGACGACTCTCTCCTCACATCCAGTCCTGCATTCAGTCAACTACAAGACGG ACTGGTGAGTATCCTCCTGTCCTCACTGTGTTCCCTGAGGCACTTCTCTCCTCCCCTGGATGCCATGCTCCTGGacggg GTGTTGGATCTTGTCGAGTATCCACCATTGTTTGGTCTGTCACTGGACCCGCCCATTCTGGACAATACCATGCCCCCTTCCCTCGGCACACTCACCTCCTGTCTATCAACTGTACTAGCCCTACTCAACAAG GTTGACCCTGGCTCCCCCACCAAGTCACTGTCCcagtgtgtggggagtgggcgTAGGTCTCGTCTGGTGATGTTACTAGAGGTGGGCGTGTTCCTCACACTCTCACAGAGCACACGCTATCTTGTCGACCCTTGTCTCGATCATCGTGACAAACAACAGCTCAAGAAAGAGCTGGCCAGTGAATTG agcACATTCCTCAACTCTCTGCTGCTCAACTTCTCTCGTAAAGGTGCCCCCTCCCCAAGTAAAggggccacacccactcacaggaccacacccactcgtacCCTCACTGATAGtggctcctctggcagactcAGCTCATTAGCCTTCAATGAAGAGCAAGGATTGTTCAGACTATCTGACACTTTTATCAAACAATACCTTAGATAG
- the LOC135334255 gene encoding nucleoporin NUP188-like isoform X2, protein MSSNQDLWKILTGQSSLREPELVQAEICSDKALAKLGHGIGHYTPPSAKSAGELKKQVKGHHLEFVLCVSEVLGLDQCQSNEIYELFLSGVYRGSLTELGQEMGDDKRRGVLLNSVRSFYHSERTHLLRCVHHLLSYWQDSSHPYQDVYRVCVEAMDPKARGLIIKGVWDQYRTCIKVSTPAHVTGEHDESVWVIQSLREQVLLLETVLLYYKDYQHPPTTLLHTVLIMQEQGFGSRQTNRVSLIPGAQPIIQHINHLCALILVEAVDLDYVYQYMTDHSKLQSHHLKDPSATAIVKSIDEQLSKWGDMQCHAPFLLSWMLLQYTTQSTDSEHYQILGNQALQCGVFDYLLSILDSPSFTGSMPLASLGKALVHTLLSVAISCFSETSLGDPATLIAIATKTLTHPRLQLEFWEEYGGDCTRGVGVLLSTALDNFPLETPFQLLITLSSHAHTAHSLTAHLHNLHSLTLALDHRWRVAYRGHDLVLLEEVTVFEQEARCVGGAPLYLSAGTRGAPLSAGGQRSDTVRWEVDCSALQVFAFLTASLLSLPGVGVDSTQHPLVAMVTDIARLVTVILSSDWTLNEHFQPITSQYFTIIQKYSSLPQLPTQLIAATLKCIAVMLRNNPSHVWERLGRTGFLPYISGPVTSYDSVPVAPGHYGHILNTWERSRGVYAVTMAMLDLLLGLYEDSVAMDTEGVLACVVWVCREVMSTCQGWRHTSRGSRDELAHQLLVLCHTILKTPTSGHVGTYISHYLLHSHGHRTLVSTLSLGVGVVNRLLSNQQGPPPVQVESLKLAFQIIATLLNNPSEEPTALEHALTTQSLKLDTPTSGRGTSLVHLVSVIASYIDHHGDPHVPIGATKLLTRLSLVSPMSVFACLGGGATLARDAFIGRLQSRVEEVELKVCVLELVRVCVQCQPGMAELFLCVRPSSTEAGGYTFNQSSCLKAVLEIIASATKQSKGPCPTVLHEAALCLLVSLWEGRHDAALIALRSTKDFWSHLTAPLSTPPLSWRGGGGVRVVAAVMRIVTMETYSTDTKSQLDKDLRDVVAGLGVKVESWIEMLSCEDSGLLEFCRALSALLLVLSASPKTKETFQLPSLRSSILNKLIISLDAHLTHLNVAIATELSTLYLVLYRKWSNNVDSCHDNKALSVVSQVLLSMPGALATPLYAITLAVLQSAQRSRSSLDGRCCGALITAIAHTLQNSQQEEEGGCVVKADVMAVLALNEMVRAHSPASWLHPLAHTSLTTILIRRVDTLLSHDPPQSVQSCLVTLLGLAQQREGAESLLMNGICHTLCISVLPEHKGELWLLAVKLTTSLLQSLGHQFLSHALDFVGVHQERLAASLDLYQTIKDLQCLQESEVVCRFFVTLTRYKSRWAYSSPSLVGSLLEALVHLSTGTVALLSKRAALKHIIKTMYSAGLLAPDVAPVTTVTRRKSIGRSVSLDQCVLDDSLLTSSPAFSQLQDGLVSILLSSLCSLRHFSPPLDAMLLDGVLDLVEYPPLFGLSLDPPILDNTMPPSLGTLTSCLSTVLALLNKVDPGSPTKSLSQCVGSGRRSRLVMLLEVGVFLTLSQSTRYLVDPCLDHRDKQQLKKELASELSTFLNSLLLNFSRKGAPSPSKGATPTHRTTPTRTLTDSGSSGRLSSLAFNEEQGLFRLSDTFIKQYLR, encoded by the exons TTGCTAAACTAGGCCATGGCATAGGCCATTACACACCTCCAag tgcCAAGTCTGCTGGGGAACTCAAGAagcaggtcaaaggtcaccaTCTAGAGTttgtgctgtgtgtgagtgaggtgCTTGGATTGGACCAATGTCAGAGCAATGAGATATACGAGTTGTTCCTGAGTGGTGTATACCGAGGCTCTCTGACCGAGCTAGGACAGGAGATGGGAGATGATAAGAGACGCGGAGTATTGTTGAATAGTGTGAGGTCCTTCTATCACAGTGAGAGGACACACCTCCTCCGCTGTGTTCATCACCTCCTCTCATACTGGCAGGACTCTAGTCACCCATATCAG GACGTGtatagagtgtgtgtggaggcaATGGACCCCAAGGCAAGAGGACTCATCATTAAAGGA GTGTGGGACCAGTACCGGACTTGTATCAAGGTGTCCACTCCAGCTCATGTTACG GGAGAGCATGATGAAAGTGTGTGGGTGATCCAGAGCCTCAGGGAGCAAGTGTTGTTGTTAGAGACAGTGCTACTCTACTATAAGGACTACCAACACCCGCCCACCACACTCCTACACACTGTCCTCATCATGCAG GAGCAAGGGTTTGGATCACGGCAGACTAACAGAGTGAGCTTGATACCAGGAGCACAGCCCATCATCCAGCACAtcaa CCACTTGTGTGCTCTGATCCTGGTGGAGGCTGTGGACCTGGACTATGTCTACCAGTACATGACTGATCACAGCAAGTTACAGTCTCATCATCTCAAGGACCCTAGTGCCACTGCTATTGTCAAG AGCATAGACGAGCAGCTTAGCAAGTGGGGGGACATGCAATGCCACGCCCCCTTCCTCCTCTCCTGGATGCTACTACAATACACTACACAGTCGACTGACTCGGAG CACTATCAGATACTAGGCAACCAGGCCCTCCAGTGTGGTGTGTTTGACTACCTGCTCTCTATTCTAGACAGCCCATCTTTCACTGGGAGCATg ccactAGCCAGTCTTGGGAAGGCCCTGGTACACACTCTACTCTCTGTGGCCATATCATGTTTCAGTGAGACATCACTCGGAGACCCCGCCACCCTAATTGCCATAGCAACCAAGACCTTAACACACCCTCGGCTACAACTGGAGTTCTGGGAGGAG tATGGTGGCGACTGTACCCGTGGTGTGGGTGTACTCTTGTCAACAGCACTGGACAACTTTCCTCTGGAGACACCATTCCAGTTACTCATCACCCTCTCTTCCCACGCTCACACAGCACACAGCCTCACCGCCCACCTCCACAACCTACACTCCCTCACACTAGCCCTGGACCACCGCTGGAGAGTAGCTTATCGAGGTCATGATCTTGTCTTATTGGAGGAAGTCACAGTGTTTGAGCAAG AGGCTCGTTGTGTGGGCGGGGCTCCACTGTATCTATCAGCAGGAACTAGAGGAGCTCCACTCTCCGctgggggtcaaaggtcagatACAGTACGCTGGGAGGTGGATTGTTCTGCTCTGCAAGTATTTGCTTTCCTCACAGCATCACTATTGTCACTGCCGGGGGTGGGTGttg ATTCAACGCAGCATCCTTTAGTTGCTATGGTTACTGACATTGCACGCCTAGTGACCGTCATTCTGAGCAGTGATTGGACGCTCAACGAACACTTTCAACCAATCACATCGCAATACTTTACCATCATTCAGAA atACTCATCCCTCCCACAACTGCCCACACAGTTGATTGCTGCCACTCTCAAGTGTATTGCCGTCATGCTGAGAAATAACCCCTCTCAC GTGTGGGAGAGGCTGGGACGTACTGGGTTCCTGCCATACATCTCTGGACCTGTGACATCATATGACAG TGTTCCAGTGGCCCCTGGACACTATGGTCATATCCTCAACACTTGGGAGAGGAGTAGAGGTGTGTACGCTGTTACCATGGCAATGTTGGACCTCCTGTTGGGCCTGTACGAGGATAGTGTTGCCATGGATACTGAGGGTGTACtagcgtgtgtggtgtgggtgtgtcgaGAAGTGATGTCCACTTGTCAAGGATGGAGACACACCAGCAGAGGCAGTCGAGATGAActgg cccACCAGCTACTAGTGTTGTGTCATACAATCCTCAAGACCCCAACAAG TGGGCATGTGGGGACCTATATCTCACACTATCTACTACACTCTCATGGTCATCGTACTCTCGTCTCAACACTTTCATtaggagtgggtgtggtcaataggTTGCTTAGCAACCAACAAGGCCCACCCCCCGTTCAAGTGGAGTCCCTTAAACTGGCGTTCCAAATAATAGCCACCCTCTTAAACAACCCATCTGAG GAACCCACTGCATTGGAACATGCTCTCACCACACAGTCCCTTAaactggacacacccactagtGGGCGTGGCACTTCCCTTGTACATCTTGTATCTGTTATAGCCTCGTACATTGATCACCATGGCGACCCTCACGTCCCAATAG GTGCTACTAAACTGCTGACTCGGCTATCTCTGGTGTCCCCCATGTCCGTGTTTGCTTGTctagggggtggggctacCTTGGCCAGAGATGCTTTCATAGGAAGATTGCAATCAAGAGTAGAG GAGGTTGAGCtgaaagtgtgtgtgttggagttggtgcgtgtgtgtgttcagtGTCAGCCCGGCATGGCAGAACTCTTCCTGTGTGTGCGGCCCTCGTCAACagag GCTGGAGGGTACACTTTCAATCAGAGTAGCTGTCTCAAAGCTGTCCTCGAGATAATAGCATCTGCAACCAAACAATCGAAG GGTCCCTGCCCCACTGTACTGCATGAGGCAGCCCTGTGTCTACTAGTGTCTCTGTGGGAGGGTCGCCATGATGCTGCTCTGATAGCACTCAGGAGCACTAAGGACTTCTGGTCCCACCTCACAGCTCCACTCTCCACACCCCCACTCTCGTGgaggggtggtggtggtgtgcgTGTGGTCGCTGCTGTTATGAGGATAGTGACAATGGAGACCTACAGCACAGACACCAA GTCTCAACTAGACAAGGACCTGCGTGACGTTGTGGCAGGGCTGGGAGTAAAGGTTGAATCTTGGATTGAA atGCTAAGCTGTGAGGACAGTGGACTGTTGGAGTTCTGCCGTGCTCTCTCTGCTCTCCTTCTCGTTCTTAGTGCCTCCCCCAAGACAAAGGAAACCTTCCAACTTCCATCATTGAGATCGTCCATTCTTAACAAGCTGATAATCTCATTGGACGCTCATCTGACACACCTCAATGTTGCCATAGCAACTGAGCTGAGTACACTATATCTGGTGCTGTATCGAAAGTGGTCCAATAACGTGGACAGTTGTCATGACAACAAAGCGTTGTCAGTGGTGAGCCAAGttctactgagcatgcccGGTGCATTGGCCACACCCCTTTACGCTATTACCCTGGCCGTCCTCCAGTCAGCACAGCGCTCTCGCA GTAGTCTGGATGGACGCTGCTGTGGAGCATTGATAACAGCCATTGCACACACGCTACAGAATAGTCAACAAGAAGAAgagggagggtgtgtggtCAAG GCTGATGTGATGGCAGTGCTGGCATTGAATGAGATGGTTCGAGCTCACTCTCCTGCTAGCTGGCTCCATCCTCTGGCACACACATCTCTGACCACCATTCTTATTAGACGTGTGGACACTCTCTTATCACATGACCCTCCGCAGTCTGTACAGTCCTGTCTAGTCACTCTCCTAGGACTGGCTCAACAGAGAGAG GGAGCAGAGAGTCTACTGATGAATGGAATATGTCACACTCTGTGTATCTCAGTCCTCCCTGAGCATAAGGGAGAGCTTTGGTTATTAGCTGTAAAGCTGACCACTTCATTACTCCAGTCACTGGGACATCAGTTCCTCTCTCATGCTCTGGACTTCGTGGGTGTGCATCAAGAGAGACTAGCCGct agcttgGATCTATATCAGACCATTAAAGACCTCCAGTGTCTACAAGAGAGTGAGGTTGTGTGTCGATTCTTTGTGACCCTGACACGCTATAAGTCCCGCTGGGCCtactcctccccctccctagTGGGCTCTCTGTTAGAGGCCCTGGTGCACCTCAGCACTGGCACAGTAGCTCTCCTTAGTAAGAGAGCAGCTCTCAAGCATATCATCAAGACCATGTACTCTGCTGGGCTGCTAGCGCCTGATGTGGCCCCTGTTACCACGGTGACTAGGCGTAAGAGCATTGGTCGCTCAGTGTCACTGGATCAGTGTGTACTAGACGACTCTCTCCTCACATCCAGTCCTGCATTCAGTCAACTACAAGACGG ACTGGTGAGTATCCTCCTGTCCTCACTGTGTTCCCTGAGGCACTTCTCTCCTCCCCTGGATGCCATGCTCCTGGacggg GTGTTGGATCTTGTCGAGTATCCACCATTGTTTGGTCTGTCACTGGACCCGCCCATTCTGGACAATACCATGCCCCCTTCCCTCGGCACACTCACCTCCTGTCTATCAACTGTACTAGCCCTACTCAACAAG GTTGACCCTGGCTCCCCCACCAAGTCACTGTCCcagtgtgtggggagtgggcgTAGGTCTCGTCTGGTGATGTTACTAGAGGTGGGCGTGTTCCTCACACTCTCACAGAGCACACGCTATCTTGTCGACCCTTGTCTCGATCATCGTGACAAACAACAGCTCAAGAAAGAGCTGGCCAGTGAATTG agcACATTCCTCAACTCTCTGCTGCTCAACTTCTCTCGTAAAGGTGCCCCCTCCCCAAGTAAAggggccacacccactcacaggaccacacccactcgtacCCTCACTGATAGtggctcctctggcagactcAGCTCATTAGCCTTCAATGAAGAGCAAGGATTGTTCAGACTATCTGACACTTTTATCAAACAATACCTTAGATAG